The window GCGGTGGCCAGTTCGTCGGCCGGATCGTGCCCGGCGACGGCGTCGAGCAGGGCGCGGCCCTCAGGGGTGAGCAGGGCGGTGAAGGAGTCCAGGTCGGTCACCCGCCCATTCTTCCGGCCCCTGTCGGCCACTCGGTGGACCGGGGGGCGCCTCTCGCGGTGTCGGGGCCGCCGGGTCGCCGGACGCTGCCAGGATGCGGCTTCATGGGACAAGTACGACAAAATGAACAATCCGGTGGGCGAGGGCCCCGCCCCGGAGGTCTCCTGCGCCGCACCCGCACCGCCCGGCTCGTCGCCGCCGGACTCGCCGCCGCCGCGCTCCTCTCCGGCTGCGCCCTCGGCCAGGAAGGCGACCCGGGCGGGGCGGGCGGCCCCGGCGCGGCCGGGCAGCAGGGCCCCGCCCCCGAGACCAAGGCCCAGCGGCTCGCCAAGAAGCGGGCCGCCATCGCCGCCGCCACCCGCAAATGGGGCCTCGCGCAGATCCCGCTGACCGCGCCCGCCCCGCCCGACGCCAAACCCGCCCTCAGCACGCGCGACGGCTTCGAGGTCGAGGGGCAGGAGGACCTGCCGCACGTCTTCACCACCGTCCCCGTCAAGGAGCGGGTGGTCTTCCTGACCATCGACGACGGCGCCGAGAAGGACCCCGAGTTCCTGCGGATGATGAAGGAACTCGACATCCCCTACTCGGCGTTCCTCAGCGACTACCTGGTCAGCGAGGACTACGGCTACTTCCGCGCCATGCAGAAGCAGGGCACCACCCTCAACAACCACACCATCGACCACCCCTACCTGCCCGGTCTCTCCTACGAGGAGCAGCGCCACCAGATCTGCGGCATGCAGGACGTCATCGAGAAGCAGTACGGCAAGCGGCCCCGCCTCTTCCGCCCCCCGTACGGCAACTACAACCAGGACACTCTCAAGGCGGCCAAGTCCTGCGGCATCGAAGCCGTCCCCCTGTGGAACGCCGAGGCGTTCACCGACCGCGTCGACTACCGCGAATGGGACCGGGATCTGCATCCCGGGGACATCGTGCTCACCCACTTCCGGGGGACCGGGGAGTGGGACGGGAGCATGGTGGACATGGTGCGCCAGGCGATGAAGGTGATCACCTCCAAGGGGTACGCCGTGGCCCGGCTGGAGGACTACGTCTGAGCCCGGCCGCGTCCAGCCCGGCCGCGTCCAGCCCGGCCGATCTCGGCCCGGCCGGCGTTCGAGGCCGACGAGCCGCGGAGCGGCGAGTCTTCCGCCCGGGTGGTCCGGGTGGCCTCAAGCGGCCGCCCGGGCGGTCCGGGTGGCCTCAAGCGCCGGCCGGGCCGCGTTCTGCGCGCACACGTCCGACCGTTCCGGTCACCGATGGCCTCAAGCACCGGCCGGGCTGAGGCCGGTCGGCCCCGGGCCGTCCGGTCGGGCTTCTGGTCGGCCGGCCAACCCGGCAACAGCCGGCAGGCAGCGGTGGCCTGGCCGGGGCTCCCGGGGGATTCGGCCTGGTCAGGTCGGGGCTCGGCAGGCGAGGGGAGCGGGGCGGGCGGCCCGGTCGGGGAGGGCGGGAACGCAGCGCGCGCCGCGCGCATTGGCACTCCGCTTGACCGAGTGCTAATCGCGGTCATAGTCTCAGCTCTGGCACTCCCCGCAGGAGAGTGCCAACACAGCGACGGGCAGGTCCGGCACCCGCGACGACGGATCGACCTGGTCGCCACACTCAGATCAGTTAACCCCGTGAGATCTCCGAAGGGGGAGGTCGGATCGTGACGACCGCCAGCTCCAAGGTTGCCATCAAGCCGCTCGAGGACCGCATCGTGGTCCAGCCGCTCGACGCCGAGCAGACCACGGCTTCGGGCCTGGTCATTCCGGACACCGCGAAGGAGAAGCCCCAGGAGGGCGTCGTCCTCGCTGTGGGCCCGGGCCGCTTCGAGAACGGCGAGCGCCTGCCGCTCGACGTCAAGACCGGCGACGTCGTGCTGTACAGCAAGTACGGCGGCACCGAGGTCAAGTACAACGGCGAGGAGTACCTCGTCCTCTCGGCCCGCGACGTTCTCGCCATCATCGAGAAGTAGCAGGCCGGAGGCGTCCGGTCGTAAGTCCGGACGGCGGACTCCACCTTTTTTTCCTGAAGCGCGCCCCTGGCCCCCGCGAGTGTTTGCCGGGTGGCGAGGGGCGCGTTTCATTTCGAGAGCGCGGCGGCAGGCCGCTCCGAGAGGATTCGAAAAGCTCCCATGGCGAAGATTCTGAAGTTCGACGAGGACGCCCGTCGCGCCCTTGAGCGCGGCGTGAACCAGCTGGCCGACACCGTCAAGGTGACCATCGGCCCCAAGGGCCGCAACGTCGTCATCGACAAGAAGTTCGGCGCCCCGACCATCACCAACGACGGCGTCACCATCGCCCGTGAGGTCGAGTGCGACGACCCGTACGAGAACCTCGGCGCCCAGCTCGTCAAGGAGGTGGCGACCAAGACCAACGACATCGCGGGTGACGGCACCACCACCGCCACCGTGCTGGCCCAGGCGCTGGTCCGCGAGGGCCTGCGCAACGTCGCCGCCGGCGCCTCCCCGGCCGCCCTGAAGAAGGGCATCGACGCCGCGGTCGCCGCCGTCTCCGCCGAGCTGCTCGACACCGCGCGCCCGATCGACGACAAGTCCGACATCGCCGCCGTCGCCGCGCTCTCCGCGCAGGACAAGCAGGTCGGCGAGCTCATCGCCGAGGCGATGGACAAGGTCGGCAAGGACGGCGTCATCACCGTCGAGGAGTCCAACACCTTCGGTGTCGACCTGGACTTCACCGAGGGCATGGCCTTCGACAAGGGCTACCTGTCCCCGTACATGGTGACCGACCAGGAGCGTATGGAGGCCGTCCTCGACGACCCGTACATCCTGATCCACCAGGGCAAGATCGGTTCGATCCAGGACCTGCTGCCGCTGCTGGAGAAGGTCATCCAGGCCGGTGGCTCCAAGCCGCTGCTGATCATCGCCGAGGACGTCGAGGGCGAGGCCCTGTCGACCCTGGTGGTCAACAAGATCCGCGGCACGTTCAACGCCGTCGCCGTCAAGGCGCCCGGCTTCGGTGACCGCCGCAAGGCGATGCTCGGCGACATGGCCACCCTCACCGGTGCCACCGTCATCGCCGAGGAGGTCGGCCTCAAGCTCGACCAGGCCGGTCTGGACGTGCTGGGCACCGCCCGCCGCGTCACCGTCACCAAGGACGACACGACCATCGTGGACGGCGGCGGCAAGGCCGAGGACGTCCA is drawn from Streptomyces diastaticus subsp. diastaticus and contains these coding sequences:
- the groES gene encoding co-chaperone GroES, encoding MTTASSKVAIKPLEDRIVVQPLDAEQTTASGLVIPDTAKEKPQEGVVLAVGPGRFENGERLPLDVKTGDVVLYSKYGGTEVKYNGEEYLVLSARDVLAIIEK
- the groL gene encoding chaperonin GroEL (60 kDa chaperone family; promotes refolding of misfolded polypeptides especially under stressful conditions; forms two stacked rings of heptamers to form a barrel-shaped 14mer; ends can be capped by GroES; misfolded proteins enter the barrel where they are refolded when GroES binds), whose amino-acid sequence is MAKILKFDEDARRALERGVNQLADTVKVTIGPKGRNVVIDKKFGAPTITNDGVTIAREVECDDPYENLGAQLVKEVATKTNDIAGDGTTTATVLAQALVREGLRNVAAGASPAALKKGIDAAVAAVSAELLDTARPIDDKSDIAAVAALSAQDKQVGELIAEAMDKVGKDGVITVEESNTFGVDLDFTEGMAFDKGYLSPYMVTDQERMEAVLDDPYILIHQGKIGSIQDLLPLLEKVIQAGGSKPLLIIAEDVEGEALSTLVVNKIRGTFNAVAVKAPGFGDRRKAMLGDMATLTGATVIAEEVGLKLDQAGLDVLGTARRVTVTKDDTTIVDGGGKAEDVQGRVAQIKAEIESTDSDWDREKLQERLAKLAGGVCVIRVGAATEVELKERKHRLEDAISATRAAVEEGIVSGGGSALVHAVKVLEDNLGRTGDEATGVAVVRRAAVEPLRWIAENAGLEGYVITTKVAELDKGQGFNAATGEYGDLVKAGVIDPVKVTRSALENAASIASLLLTTETLVVEKPAEEEPEAGHGHGHSH
- a CDS encoding polysaccharide deacetylase family protein, which encodes MGQVRQNEQSGGRGPRPGGLLRRTRTARLVAAGLAAAALLSGCALGQEGDPGGAGGPGAAGQQGPAPETKAQRLAKKRAAIAAATRKWGLAQIPLTAPAPPDAKPALSTRDGFEVEGQEDLPHVFTTVPVKERVVFLTIDDGAEKDPEFLRMMKELDIPYSAFLSDYLVSEDYGYFRAMQKQGTTLNNHTIDHPYLPGLSYEEQRHQICGMQDVIEKQYGKRPRLFRPPYGNYNQDTLKAAKSCGIEAVPLWNAEAFTDRVDYREWDRDLHPGDIVLTHFRGTGEWDGSMVDMVRQAMKVITSKGYAVARLEDYV